A window of the Lactuca sativa cultivar Salinas chromosome 7, Lsat_Salinas_v11, whole genome shotgun sequence genome harbors these coding sequences:
- the LOC111911464 gene encoding squalene monooxygenase SE2, translating to MGLQDRIVGELLQPGGYIKLINLDLEDCVEDIDAQKVFGYALFKDDKSTSLAYPLEKFTRDVAGRSFHNGRFVQRMREKAATVPNVRLEQGTVTSLVEEKGVVRGVRYKTKAGQDIAANAPLTIVCDGCFSNLRRGLCKPEVDIPSSFAALLLKNCEAPYPNHGHVILADPSPILCYRISSTEIRCLVDIPGKKIPSVGNGEMALHLKTNVAPQIPLELRGGFIAAVDEGKIKTMANRSMPAAPQPTPGAILLGDSFNMRHPLTGGGMTVALSDVVIVRDLLRPLATLNDTIALCEYMNSFYKLRKPVASTINTLAGALYKVFSASPDEARTELRQACFDYLSLGGMFSSGPIALLSGLNPKPSSLVLHFFSVAIFGVGRLLLPFPSPQRTWLGVRLIMDASGIIFPILKAEGAAQMLLSSPTNPAYYKSPF from the exons ATGGGATTGCAAGATAGAATTGTTGGCGAATTGCTCCAACCTGGTGGCTACATAAAATTGATCAACTTGGACTTAGAAG ATTGTGTAGAAGACATCGATGCTCAAAAGGTGTTTGGCTATGCTTTGTTCAAGGATGATAAAAGCACAAGCTTGGCTTACCCATTGGAGAAGTTCACCAGAGATGTTGCAGGTAGGAGTTTTCACAACGGGCGATTCGTTCAACGGATGCGTGAGAAGGCTGCAACAGTCCCAAA TGTGAGGCTCGAACAAGGAACTGTGACATCTCTTGTTGAAGAGAAAGGGGTTGTCAGAGGTGTTCGCTATAAGACCAAAGCTGGACAAGACATCGCGGCTAATGCACCACTTACTATTGTATGCGATGGCTGTTTCTCAAATCTCAGACGAGGTTTATGCAAACCTGAG GTAGATATTCCATCTTCTTTTGCTGCATTGCTTTTGAAGAACTGTGAAGCTCCATACCCGAATCATGGACACGTTATTTTGGCAGACCCTTCACCAATCTTGTGCTATCGAATCAGTAGTACAGAGATTCGGTGTTTAGTTGATATCCCTGGGAAGAAGATCCCTTCGGTTGGAAATGGTGAAATGGCCCTTCATTTAAAGACTAACGTGGCTCCTCAG ATCCCACTTGAGCTGCGAGGTGGCTTCATTGCTGCTGTGGATGAAGGAAAGATAAAAACAATGGCTAATAGAAGCATGCCAGCTGCTCCACAACCCACCCCAGGAGCAATCTTACTTGGGGATTCATTCAACATGCGACATCCGTTGACAGGAGGAGGAATGACAGTTGCTTTATCTGATGTCGTGATTGTTCGTGATCTTCTCCGACCTCTTGCAACGTTAAATGACACAATTGCCCTCTGCGAGTATATGAACTCCTTTTACAAATTGCGCAAG CCTGTGGCATCTACAATCAACACATTAGCTGGAgccttatacaaagtgttttctgCATCACCTGATGAAGCAAGAACAGAATTGCGTCAAGCATGTTTTGATTACTTGAGTCTTGGTGGTATGTTCTCAAGTGGGCCCATTGCGCTACTGTCGGGTTTGAATCCGAAGCCATCAAGCTTGGTTCTTCATTTCTTTTCGGTTGCCATCTTCGGTGTTGGCCGCTTGTTACTTCCATTTCCTTCACCACAACGCACGTGGCTAGGTGTTAGATTGATCATG GATGCATCGGGTATCATTTTCCCCATCCTAAAAGCTGAAGGCGCTGCACAAATGTTATtatcatctccgacaaatccAGCATATTATAAATCACCTTTTTAG